The Oncorhynchus kisutch isolate 150728-3 linkage group LG10, Okis_V2, whole genome shotgun sequence region TTTCCTGTGGTCTCTTGTATGAACATAGGCCAGAAATCCCTTACAACTGTTTGCATCTGAGTGATTGAAGCAGGGTGAACAGGGCATGGCTGGGGTCCCTGATGATCATCTTGGACTTCGtgcgacacctggtgttgtaggtgtcctgtagggcaggcgGTGTGCACCCAATGGTGAATTTGACTGCACGTATCACCCTCTGAAGCGCCTTACGGTCCGTGGCGGTGGAGTTGCTGTAAGTGATGCAGCCCAACAGTATGCTCTCAATGATGCACCTGTAGAACACTGTGGAGGGCCCTTCGGTACAGGCCGAATTTCTTctgcatcctgaggttgaagagtcactgtcgtgccttcttcacgtgTCCGTGTGGTTAGACCATTTCAGGTTCTCTgagatgtgtacaccaaggaattTTACGTTATTGACTGTCTCCACGGCgaccccgttgatgagaatgggggcgtgtccagcctggttcctcctgaagtccacaatcagctcctttgtttttctaacattgagggagaggttgtttcccTGGCACCACGCCGACAGAGAGCCTTCCTCCTACCTGTAaactgtcttgtcgttgttggtaatcaggcctactactgtcgtgttgccagcaaacttgatgatgaagttggaactgtgtgaggccaCACAGTCGTGTGTATACAGGGAATACAGAAGGGGACTgaggacgcacccttgtggggcccctgtgttgagaatcagtgtCGACGAGGTAATGTtgtctaccttcaccacctgggggtgtccCGTCAGGAGGccaaggacccagttgcataaGGAGAAGTTCAGACCCTATGATATTGAAGAacaagctgtagtcgatgaacagcatcctcacatatgcattccttttgtccaggtggctaagggcagtgtgcagtgcaatggcgattgcgtcgtcggTGGATCTGTCAGGGCGGTAGGCGAATTGGAGAGAGTCGAGTGTGTCAGGGAGGGAGGTGATATGGTCTTTGACTAGTATCTTTAAGTACGAATCATGAGAAAAAGGTGTTTAGCTCGTCCGGTAGTGGGGCGTTGGTGACCGCGATATGGATGGCTTTCTTTTTTTATGCTTCAATTAAGGAATTAATTTCAGGATTAACTGGTATATAGGGATACATTTTATTCCCCATATTATATTGATCCAATATAGCAACACAATTcataattacaaaaaaaaaaaaggttttgcttagggcccccaaaaagcTAGGCTGCATGTGTGGTTATCGATGTGGGTATGGAGACCTGATTGATCACCCgtggctgacaggtgtataaaatcaagcacagagccattcaatctccatagacaaacactggcagtagaatggccttgctgaagagctcagtgactttcaacgttccgccatcataggatgccacctttccaacaagtcagtttgtcagatttttgccccagtcaactgtaagtgccgttattgtgaagtggaaacgtctaggagcaacaaaagCTCAggtgcaaagtggtaggccacacaagctgacagaacaggactgccgagtgctgaagtgcatagcgCATAAACgttttgtcctcggttgcaacgctctctaccaagttccaaactggctctggaagcaacgtcagcacaagaccTGTTCGTCGGGAGCGTCATGAAATTAGTTTCCATGGTCGTGCAGCCACACCAAGATtatgatcaccatgcgcaatgccaagcattggctggagtggcgtaaagcttgccaccattggactctggagcagtggaaacacgttctctggagtgattaatcgcgcttcaccatctggcagtctgacagatgaatccaggtttgagggatgccaggagaatgctacgtGCTGAATGCTACGTGccgactgtaaagtttggtggatgaggaataatataacaattacatttactttcgattatatttaaaaccaaatacttttagactttctctcaagtaatattttactgggtgactttcacttttccttgagtaattttctattaaggtacagtatctttacttttccaccactgtctTTAATGTACCCGAGGGTGCCATGGAAAACCTCCCTCCTCGGGTCTCTCACCGGCTTGGGTCCATTGTCATCCAGGTAGAGCAGCGTATCCACTTTATTTGGCAGCGAAAGGTCTATTAAGGTAATCATCAAAAGGCATATTTTGTGAGTAGTACGAAATGTTTATGTCTGGAATTGTGCCCATGTAGTCGCGTACTTGACGATATTCCTCAGCTGATAGGTCAGCAAAAACAACGCTGAGCTCCTTGTGTTCACCCGTTATAGGGTGGAGAGGTTGAGCAAGGAATTGTTGCCCTGCTGTCACATCTCTCGTATTAAGCCATATTAGAACAATGTTCCCCATTACTGAGGCAATGCCAAGGACTATCAATATCCATTTGACTAACGAATACATTCCTTGAGCGACCATTTTGCAGGGGAGGTCTGAAGAAAGCGGTAAAGGAACGGTTGCCAGTTGTATATATTGTGAGAGGTGCATATCTTATCTGAGATGACCAGCCCACACCAACCATTCCCTTTAAGAGTTTATTAACAACATTCACATCACAGGGTTGCATTTACAGCTGGATGGATCTTTTGGAACATTGTTCAGGTCAGGATCAGATGTAACCCCTGACAAGACTTACCTTTAAGAACCAACTGTATCATATGCAAGAGTACAATAAACCTTAGCAGGCACCTAATGCTACTCTAAACAACCACTGTTCTGTATACAGTAAAGTCATGTGCTGAAGACTCACCGTCTCTCTAAACTCTCACTATATACGAACATTTCATATCACACCCGTGACTAGGGTTGGGGAGTTATCTCAAAATAACTGATTACAAAAAAGATAACCAATCAGTTAttttaccagcaaaaatattttaAACAGATTAGATACTTAAAAAAAGAGATGATTATttaaaatcaaatttgattggtaacatacgtgtttagcagatattgcgggtgtagctgtgactaagataccgtagaatagtatagagtacagtttacACATATGAGAGGAgtaaaagtggccagtgattcctaatctgtCTATAGGCAGCATCCTCTGGTGTGCTGGagattgctgtttaacagtcagtggtgtaatatagaatacaatacagtatatacaaatgaaaTGGGTGATGCAATATGCAAAGACAATttaaaagtgactaagatactgtaTAATATTGTGGAGTGCAGTTTATACATCAGATGAGTAATGCTAGATAAGGGACTTTattgaagtggccagtgattcctaatctatgtctataggcagccacctctgatgtgctagtgatgtctgtttagcagtctgatggccttgagagagaagctgtttttcagtctcggtaccagctttgatgcacctgtactgacctcaccttctggatgataacggggtgaacaggcagtggctcgggtggttggtgtccttgatgatctttttggccttcctatggcatcgggtgctgtaggtgtccaggagggtGGGAAGTTCACCCCCGGTAATGCGTTgcgcagaccacaccaccctctggagagctttgtggttgtgggcagtgcagttgctgtgccaggcggtgatacagcccgacaggatgctctcaattgtgtatctataaaagtttgagggttttgtGTTAAGCCAAATTTCATTagcctcctaaggttgaagaggcgctgttgttgcgccttcttcaccacactgtatgTGGGGGTGGACAATTTccgtttgtcagtgatgtgtacaccaataCTCAAGTTTAcatttgttccacctgagtgagtctaactacaagtcagagaccactatgacacACCAAATTAGTTTGATGGGTCCTTTTCGTCTTCTTCTattgcctcttaaggggaaagtaatccaaaagaaACTGATATTAAAACATactacgttactgagtttgggtaatcccaaaATTGTATTACTTAGAAAGTACAggttacatttagaaagtaacctacacAACCTTGCCCATGACCAACCAGTAGCCAATTCTAGATTATTTCCCATTATTTAGCCTGTTAAACATTACCTCTTGGGTGCACTTCCCTATACCACCACTACTCGAGTGCATAGTGTAGTGCCCTCAAACTCGAAGTCAATGCCActgctttttttattttcttccattgttcccctctaaatCAGGGACTGCTTTAGACCTGGGTGCAAGTAGAAcaaaccagcaggctccagacctcttagggtaagagttgaatactgcTGTAGTCGATTAAAGTTCCCCTATAACCATGGATCCATCAAGTTATGCGAGTAAAGGCCTGCCGCATAAAAATACATCACGACAAGTGTGAAAGAAACTGGATGTGTCCTTACAATTCTGTAAATCGCTCGACATGGTAGGATCTGTGTCGGTTAAATTAATTGTGCGTTGAATTGTGGTGAAATTATGCAATTTAATAGAATAATCATGTTGAGGTAAATTTGCAGTCACACGTTGCTATGATGTGTGGTCATCCCACTGCAACTTGGTAAAGCATGCAGTTGTCTACACTACAGGGTGCTGAAAGCgcagtgatgagcttgatgctcctttccaataaaaaTCAAGGGTCTTAATTTGTATGCTAGTGACATGAACAGTGCTTAGCTGCCAATTAACAACTACAAGTTATCTTGCTCTTATCCATCTTATCATATAATCTAACCTGTGTACACCATCAACAAACTTGTCTAGAGCATGCGAACCAAATTGGGCAAATTTGCCATTTAATGGCAACACTGCGTGATAAAACTAAATCTGTAGAGCTGAAAATGCCATAGAAACACTGACCTTAATTCAGTACATGAAACTTCATCACGCAGCCTTTTATCCACAAAAAAAAGTGTGATGGAAACACCTCTGGTGGGGAAATGCACATTTTTAAAATGCAGATTTGCTTACATTTATATGAAAATACGTAGCAAATGAGATATTAATAGCTAGGTTTCTAAGTATTTTGCCCTCTCATCCGGAGGCTAATAATTTTCACAGCAAGGCTTGAATTCAACGACACAAGCTCTTTGAGACACAGTTTCAGCATATACAACAGGTCAGAAACCATGCAATTCTCTCAACAAGTTGTATTAAGTAAAAATATTTATTCTTAAAACAAAATTACAATTAAGGGAGAGATACAGTAAAGACATCTCTCTCATCTGGATATGAGAACATTACAGATCCGGCTTTTAACACAATTGAAACTCCAAGATCAGAGTGGGAGTGGATGGCCATTACATATTGTGCTGGAAACAGACCATAGTCCTTCATAATGTACTTGTGAGTAGTCCCTTaagaaaaaataaaatagaaataacTGACAGGACTGCAAGCTACACTACAACTAAAATGCAGACTGAGCATTCCCACACACTCACCTTGACAATCTCACATACAGCTAATTATAGATACCACCAAGCATTTCAGAATCCTAAAAATAATTCCTTAAAAACAAACTAAAGATAAAACAGACAACGTTTACCTGTGAAACTCCCATGACGGTTTCCAGACAAGACATACACACTACAAGCACACAGACAAGGACACAAAAAGTTTCATCTGACCTACCAACCTTGTGGAGGCCGGCCATGTTTGAGTTCAGTTCAAGCCCGCTTGATTGGTCGACATGGAGAAAAAATCCATAATCAAGGTACAACCTTCACACAAGTCCTGGAAACATGGATGTTTCAGAACATGTCTAAGGAGGTTCTTTTGAAGTCCACCTTGAGGGAATTGATGATAATAGTCCAGAACAAAGCCTGTTACAGGCAATGGCTGCATTCACACAGGCAACACAATTTGGAGCTTTTTTCCCACTAATTAATTGGCATTTTGACCAATCACAACAGAAcgtatctgattggtcaaaagactaattagtgaaaaaatatatcagaattgggctgcctatcTAAATACTGCcaatgtgtctgttactaggaGTTGGTGAGACGAGGATAAAGAGAAGTTGGGGTGTTCAGTAGAGGGCTTCATTGTTGCTGCTTCGTGGCCTCTTGATCTTCTCTATGTTTTTCAGGAtcatgtcatgtaatgtcaccTGCAAGTGGATGGGGTTTGGTTATTAGTCAACAAATATCTGCACCAGAACATGACAGGCTAACATAACATTGATACAACATGGTTGAACAGAGCCAGACCGGTGTGCATGTAATGCTCACATATTGATTCCTCAGCTCTGACACAATGATCTTGAGGCTGATGTATTCCTTCTCGTCTATTTCAGTCACCGTGCGCTGGTAGTCCTCCTGCAGACAGACGGATGGTCAACAACGAGAGGACTCAGGGCAGCAGATTGGATGTGGATGTAAACAGTATGCAGTTAACACTTACCACATGAGGGTACTTTGTAATTTTTGAGACTAGCTTTGCTCTGGTGATGTAAtacctgttgaaaacaaatgtttGAGAGAGTCCAAGGAATCGTTTTATAGATTCATAAGGGAATTTTGTGAAGTAAATAAAAACGCacaaggtagtgtatactgtggCATACCTGGAAATTTGGTCCAGGTAAgaggctgcctctccttccacaGTCCTGAGCTCAGCAACAGTTTCCTCCTGTGGACAGAAACAACAAGACCAGTATCATCTGACAGAAAGGCAAAAGAGTGCAATTTCTGCACCCTAGTGATGGAGATTTGTTCATGTTCGGAAAAGTAGACCAGAAGCTAGACATGTGAATGTGCATGTCTCTGCACTCATACTGATGGGAAAGTATAATACCTGGATGGATACACCAAAGTTGTTACCATCCTCTATTCTGGGGATTAAGAGCTGGACCCACATTTTGACCTGAGAGTGAGAGACATGCAGATGAGACAGTCATTTCTTAACAGTAGATCTCCACTAAGCAATTCAGAGTGGGAGAGCCCTCAAAAAGCAATCAATAAATCCCTCaaagaaaaatggctgtgtttgtgGGTACATACTGTGTTGCATTTCTCTATGAGGGTTCTTATTTCTGGTTTGACTCTTTCGATCAGGTCCACCAGCTGGCCGTTGCTCTTTATCATGCCCCCTGGCATGACGAACACCTTGGGGCCATCTAGAGAGGTGGGATTGAGGTCAAATATCCAAGCAGTTTCTAGCTAATATAGAATACTGCAAATCAGTCAAGTGTATGAATGTTTTGGCAAAAGTCGGCATTGACAGACATTAAGAGATATCAAGTGTATTTTACAGTACAGCAATGCCATCAGACTTATTATGCAAGTATCAAATGGCATGACTACAGGCAGTAGGGTTTACCTTGACAGTTATCATCGAGTCCATCTTCCATTTtccgttttctggaattttgctATAAAACATTAACCACGCGTTAACATAGGCATTACTTCTGTTATAGGTCTCCCTTGATCAAAGGGGTTCCACATTTTTCTCCCTCGAACAGTAATGGTCAAGTGCATTGAGCACAGTGACCTGCTGAGAGTCAATGAGCCATTCTGTTTATGTCTCATTAACATTCCTTCACAGTGTTATGTTAAAGTGAGTGAGAGACTGCTGGTGTTGGCTATCCTCCACTTTGTTCAGGGTAGTCTCTTTCAGATGTGGAACATACCCTTGTGATCAGACTAATGAAGTTGTTAGGCACTGGCAATATAAACAAATGCTAGCTAACTGTGGGTGCAGGCCTTTGTTCCAGCCAAGcagtaacacacctgattctacttttCATAgtctttttatttcaccttaaatttaaccaggtaggccagttgagaacaagttctcatttacaactgcgacctggccaagataaagcaaagcagtgtgacacaaacagtgttacacatggaataaacaaacatactgtcaataacataatagaaaaaaatatacatacagtgtgcaaatgaggtaagattagggaggaaaGGCAATTAAACActcgagtgatagatgtgcagaaaatTCAAATgcacaagtagagatactggggtgcaaaggagataaaaaaagatttaaaaaatggggatgggctatgtacaggtgcaatctGTGAGTTTCTCTGACAACTGATGCTTAAAGCTATTGAGGGAGAtaggagtctccagcttcagtgatttttgcaattcgttccagtcattggcagcagagaattggaaggaaaggcagccaaagctttgggggatgaccagtgagatatacctgctggagcatgtgctacgggtgggtgctgctatggtgaccagtgagatatacctgctggagcatgtgctacgggtgggtgctgctatggtgagcagtgagatatacctgctggagcatgtgctacgggtgggtgctgctatggtgaccagtgagatatacctgctggagcatgtgctacgggtgggtgctgctatggtgaccagtgagatatacctgctggagcatgtgctacgggtgggtgctgctatggtgaccagtgagatatacctgctggagcatgtgctacgggtgggtgctgctatggtgaccagtgagatatacctgctggatggtgtgctacgggtgggagctgctatggtgaccagtgagatatacctgctggagcgtgtgctacgggtgggtgctgctatggtgaccagtgagatatacctgctggagcgtgtgctacgggtgggtgctgctatggtgaccagtgagatatacctgctggagcgtgtgctacgggtgggtgctgctatggtgaccagtgagatatacctgctggagcgtgtgctacgggtgggtgctgctatggtgaccagtgagatatacctgctggagcgtgtgctacgggtgggtgctgctatggtgaccagtgagatatacctgctggagcgtgtgctacgggtgggtgctgctatggtgaccagtgagatatacctgctggagcatgtgctacgggtgggtgctgctatggtgaccagtgagctgagataaggcggaccTTTACCTAGCAAAgccttagatgacctggagccagcggGTTTGgggacgaatatgaagcgagggccagccaacaggtcgcagtggtatatggggctttggtgacaaaacggatagcactgtgattggaggtaattttgtaaatgacattgccgaagtcaaggatcggtaggatagtcagttttactagggtatatttggcagcatgagtgaaggatgctttgttgcaaaataggaagcagattctagattaaaattttggattggagatgtttgatgtgagtctggaacgagagttcacagtctaaccagatacctaggtatttgtagttgtccacatattctcagaagtcagaaccgtccagagtactGATGCTGGACAGCGATCggtgcatttagttttatttgcatttaagagcagttggaggacacggaaggagttgtatggcattgaggctcgtctggaggttagttaacagtgtccaaagatgggccagaagtatacagaatggtgtcgtctgcatagaggtggatcagagagtcaccggcagcaagagcaacatcattgatgtatacagagaaaagagaatttaaccctgtggtacccccatagagactgccagaggtccggacaacaggccctccaatttgacacaatgaactctgagaagtagttggtgaatcaggcgaggcagtcatttgagaaaccaaggctgttgagtctgccgataagaatgtggcgattgacagagtcgaaggccatggcaaggtcgatgaaggccgctacacagtattgtcttttatcgatggtggttttgatatcgtttaggaccttgagcgtggctgaggtgcacccatgaccagcttggaaaccagattgcatagcggagaaggtgcggtgggattcgaaatgttcggtaatctgtttgttaacttggctttcgaagaccttagaaaaaggcactcgcacatctgagcaatcttatttgcaggtgcatggcaacaaTTGAACAcaatgaaggaaaaaggaaaccgcaca contains the following coding sequences:
- the LOC109898540 gene encoding proteasome activator complex subunit 3-like: MSSKGIKVDNDLKTKVDAFRERITGEAENLVADFFPKKLLELDSFLKEPILNVADLKDIHSEINVKVPDPIILNNSHDGVDVQNSRKRKMEDGLDDNCQDGPKVFVMPGGMIKSNGQLVDLIERVKPEIRTLIEKCNTVKMWVQLLIPRIEDGNNFGVSIQEETVAELRTVEGEAASYLDQISRYYITRAKLVSKITKYPHVEDYQRTVTEIDEKEYISLKIIVSELRNQYVTLHDMILKNIEKIKRPRSSNNEALY